A genomic segment from Streptomyces sp. HUAS 15-9 encodes:
- the tpg gene encoding telomere-protecting terminal protein Tpg, with translation MSVFGDGLDKAVQKAFTRPAPKSAGAQMRYLVKQLKGTKAVAQMLRISQRTVERYVKDQIKKPRPDLAARLETEVKKRWQPQIRAQARQKAATTGGIVIDTQARIGYTAPIGSTDEDRLRHLTVALPPQYAARLFEAQEQGATDQRLQEIAAEALKEVYFQDNGRRAGQLEEVRFTDIQHLEFDL, from the coding sequence ATGAGCGTGTTCGGGGACGGCCTGGACAAGGCGGTGCAGAAGGCGTTCACCCGGCCGGCGCCCAAGAGCGCGGGTGCGCAGATGCGCTACCTGGTCAAGCAGCTCAAGGGCACCAAGGCGGTCGCCCAGATGCTGCGGATCTCCCAGCGCACCGTTGAGCGGTACGTGAAAGACCAGATCAAGAAGCCGCGCCCGGACCTCGCCGCCCGGCTGGAGACCGAGGTGAAGAAGCGGTGGCAGCCGCAGATCCGTGCCCAGGCGCGGCAGAAGGCGGCGACCACCGGCGGCATCGTCATCGACACCCAGGCCCGGATCGGCTACACCGCGCCGATCGGCTCGACTGACGAGGACCGGCTGCGCCACCTCACGGTAGCGCTGCCACCGCAGTACGCCGCCCGCCTCTTCGAGGCCCAGGAGCAGGGCGCCACCGACCAGCGCCTGCAGGAGATCGCCGCCGAAGCGCTCAAGGAGGTGTACTTCCAGGACAACGGCCGCCGCGCCGGCCAGCTGGAGGAGGTGCGTTTCACCGACATCCAGCACCTGGAGTTCGACCTGTAG
- a CDS encoding DUF6233 domain-containing protein yields MADTPPEPPPITVVLPDDQEVTGRLHERRQTPEGWLYKVSVPAWMVQDSQVVPSWYTVWVQAPAHVKPVKGVSYDDVPTERLENPSTAREILGPRRPSGWVLQKLDGGRGPGRGIVHAVDCEEAPAGAPPLTLDQALDAAEHPGTRLCSLCGAAAELDPVLKGFEPGFGSAENDSGEPS; encoded by the coding sequence GTGGCGGACACCCCGCCTGAGCCGCCGCCCATCACCGTGGTCCTCCCGGACGACCAGGAGGTCACCGGCCGTCTGCACGAACGCCGACAGACGCCGGAGGGCTGGCTGTACAAGGTCTCGGTCCCGGCCTGGATGGTTCAGGACAGCCAGGTGGTGCCCTCCTGGTACACGGTGTGGGTGCAGGCCCCCGCCCACGTGAAGCCGGTCAAAGGCGTCTCGTACGACGACGTTCCCACCGAGCGCCTGGAGAATCCGTCGACGGCGCGCGAGATCCTGGGACCGCGCAGGCCCTCCGGATGGGTCCTGCAGAAACTGGACGGCGGCCGCGGTCCGGGCCGGGGCATCGTCCACGCCGTCGACTGCGAGGAAGCACCCGCCGGGGCGCCGCCGCTCACCCTGGACCAGGCGCTGGACGCTGCCGAGCATCCGGGCACCCGGCTGTGTTCCCTGTGTGGTGCGGCGGCCGAACTCGACCCCGTACTCAAGGGCTTCGAACCTGGCTTCGGCAGTGCGGAAAACGACAGCGGGGAACCGTCGTGA
- a CDS encoding nucleic acid-binding protein: MTTYDYPGDLLQAQQDLNEVRASLNALVKRLPYSVEPMESWQRPEGYWLAASPAYPASPGWSEEEQKDVAARRERERDLAALIVTHPFWNEVAGPERPDARSQLRHALGNGDGEDQEAA, encoded by the coding sequence GTGACGACGTACGACTATCCCGGCGATCTCCTCCAGGCGCAGCAGGACCTCAACGAGGTGCGCGCCAGCCTCAATGCCCTGGTCAAAAGGCTGCCGTACTCCGTGGAACCTATGGAGTCGTGGCAGCGCCCCGAGGGCTACTGGCTCGCCGCGTCCCCGGCCTACCCCGCCTCGCCGGGCTGGTCGGAGGAGGAGCAGAAGGACGTCGCCGCGCGGCGGGAGCGGGAACGCGACCTCGCCGCTCTGATCGTCACGCACCCGTTCTGGAACGAGGTCGCCGGGCCCGAACGCCCCGATGCCCGTTCCCAGCTCAGGCACGCCCTCGGCAACGGGGACGGCGAGGACCAGGAGGCCGCGTAG
- the tpg gene encoding telomere-protecting terminal protein Tpg — MDDQHDSQQPAPRRGKVLDALVRAERKVFTRPAPKSANAQVKFLLTRMKDSAKDLAERLGVSTRTVERYRAGQLKKPQKKLREALTEETASEWQPQVRARARERAATSGGMQVEVYAYFGFTASGSSDDGRERFISTPISPTYAKEILRMQEAGATEEDLHPIVAEAITESYFTDWGTRCDGLRADFTRVRSIDFRF; from the coding sequence ATGGATGATCAGCACGACTCGCAGCAGCCGGCCCCGCGTCGCGGGAAGGTCCTGGACGCCCTCGTACGGGCGGAGCGCAAGGTCTTCACCCGTCCTGCCCCTAAATCCGCCAATGCCCAGGTGAAATTCCTCCTCACACGCATGAAGGACTCCGCCAAGGACCTGGCGGAGCGCCTAGGCGTCTCCACCCGCACAGTGGAGCGCTACCGCGCCGGACAGCTGAAGAAGCCTCAGAAGAAGCTCCGGGAGGCCCTGACGGAGGAGACCGCCTCGGAGTGGCAACCGCAGGTCAGGGCACGAGCAAGGGAGCGCGCGGCCACCTCCGGCGGCATGCAGGTGGAGGTGTACGCCTACTTCGGGTTCACCGCCTCCGGGTCCTCGGACGACGGCCGCGAGCGGTTCATCAGCACGCCGATCTCGCCCACCTACGCCAAGGAGATCCTCCGGATGCAGGAGGCCGGTGCGACGGAGGAGGACCTGCATCCGATCGTCGCGGAGGCCATCACCGAGTCGTATTTCACGGATTGGGGCACCCGCTGCGATGGTCTGCGCGCGGATTTCACGCGCGTCCGCAGCATAGATTTTCGGTTCTGA